The DNA sequence CGATACGCCGATCCTCAAGGCGCTGCTCAAATCGTACTATCAGGGCCTGAGCCTGCACGGCGTGCTGAACGCGCTGGTGTTCACGCAGTTCTTTATCAGCGGCTGGATGCTGTACCTGCCTGCCCGTGACCTGGGCATGCGGATCAACATGAAGTTCGCGTGGTTCACGTACATCTTGATGACCGCCGGGCTGCTGGTGGCCGCCGTGCCGCTGCTGACCAACAACGCCACGCTGCTCTACACCTTCTACCCGCCCATGGAAGGCAGCCCGGTGTTCTACATCGGCGCGGCGGTCATGGTGGGGTCCAGCCTGCTGGTGGTGGGGCAGGTCGTGAACATGTGGCTGCGCTGGAAGCGCGCCAATCCGGGCCGCGTGACCCCGCTGGTGGCCTTCATGTGCGTCGCCACCTGGATGATGTGGTTCGTCGCCGCGCTGGGCATCGTGACCGAGGTGGTCTTTCTGCTGATCCCGTGGTCGCTGGGCTGGGTGGCCGGTGTGGACCCCCTGATCTCCAAGACGCTGTTCTGGTGGACCGGCCACGCCATCGTGTATTTCTGGGTGCTGCCCGCGTACATCTCGTGGTACGCCTTCTTGCCCAAACACGCGGGCGGACGCATCGTCTCCGAGCCGCTGGCCCGCCTCACCTTCGTGCTGTTCCTGCTGAACTCGACGCCTGTCGGGCTGCACCACCAGTACGCGGACCCCAACATCTCGAACGCCTGGAAGACCGTGCACATGTTCCTGACCTTCCTGGTGGTGATTCCCAGCCTGCTGACCGCGTTCAGCGTGGCCGCCTCGCTGGAGGACGCAGCGCGGGCGCGTGGGGGCAAGGGCCTGTTCGGCTGGATGACCCGGCTGCCCTGGGGCAAGCCCATGTTCGCCGCCCCGGTGCTGGCGCTGATCTCGTTCATCCTGGGCGGGGCGGGCGGCGTGGTGAATGCCAGTTCCACCTTTGCGCCGGTGGTGCACAACACCGCCTGGATTCCCGGCCATTTCCACATCACGGTGGGCACAGCCACCACCCTGACCTTTATGGGCATTTCCTTCTGGCTGATTCCCCACCTGACCGGCAAGCGGCTTCCCAGTGTCCGCCTCGCCTCGGCGGCGGTCTGGACGTGGTTCGTGGGCATGATGGTCTTTGCGCTGGGGATGCACTGGCAGGGTCTGGTGGGCGTGCCGCGCCGCGCGCTGGTCAGCGGCGCCGCCCAGAACGTGTACAAGGAGATGCCCATTCAGATTCCCCAGATGCTGACCGCCATCAGCGGCATGATCCTGCTGGTCAGCATGCTGCTGTACTTCTACGTGTTGTTCCGCATGCTGCTGTCCAGGCGGGTGGATGACGGCGAGGTCAGTTCCCCGATTCCCTACAGCGAGGTCATCAGCCCCGCTTCCCCGAACCTGGCCGGCGCCAGCGCCCTGGTGCGCTACACCGAGCCGCTGATGGCGCTGTGGGGCGTGGCGCTGCTGCTGGTGCTGCTGATGTACGGCCCGGTGCTGGCCCGCCTGTTCGCCAACGCCGAACTGGTGCCCGGCTGGAGGCTGTACTGATGCGGTGGATTCTGATGCGGTGGGTGCCTGAAAAGGGAGGTGGCACGGATGAGTGAAATCAGCAACAGCAACGAGCGTGGATTTTCAGGCCGCGAGATTGCCGCCGCCGTGATCTTCGTGGTGCTGGCCGCCGTGATCGCCTACACGTCGTACTACACCGGCATCGGCATGTCCGGCGGCGCGGGCGCGGGCGACATGACGGCGGCCGTGGCCCAGGCGCCGGTCAACGGCGAGTCGCTGTACGCCAGCAACTGCGCGGGCTGCCACGGCGCCGGGGCGGTGGGCGGCATCGGCCCGGCCCTGCTGGAGACCGCCGCGTGGAGCCCCGCCGAGTTTGGTCAGGCTGTGCTGCACGGTCAGGCGCCAGGGGGGCGCACCCTGGCCCCGGTGATGCCGCGCTTTGCCGAATCGGGCTTTGGCGGCGAGACGGCCACCGACGAGCAGGTGGAGGCCATCCATAGCTACGTGAAAAGCCTGCAATAGGGCTGCTCGGGGCAGAGGAGGGGCGGAGTCGCAAACAGACTCCGCCCCCTCCCATTGCCGCGTTCAGGTTCGCACCCACAGAGGCAGGTGGGGCTGTGGGAGGCGTCCTTCTAGCCCCCGTGCAGGAACGCCCCCACCCGCCCCGGCAACTCGCCCGCGTCCATCAGAAAGGCGTCGTGGCCGTGGACGCTGTCCAGTTCCCAGTAGGTGGCGTTCGGGAGCGCGGCGGCCCCGGCCCGGACCTCGGCGGCCGGGTACAGCACGTCGCTGGAGATGCCCACCGCCAGCACCGGCACGCGGATGGCGGCCAGTTCGGCGTCGCCCGGCTGGAAGGCGTCCATCGCGGCGGTCAGGGTCAGGTAGCTGCGCTCGCAGAAGCGGGCCAGCAGTTTCTCGCCCTGGTATTCCAGGTAGCTGGTGACCGCGTGCACACCCGGCCGACGTTGCCCCGCCTGCGTCTGGGCCAGACTCTCGGGGCTGCGGTACGACAGCATGGCGACCATGCGCGCCACCTTGAGGCCCTCGCCGCCCGGGGCCGCGCGGATGGCGGCGCGGGCGGCGCTGTTCAGGCCCACCGCCCACGGCGAGTGGCGCACCGGCGCCCCGATCACCACGGCCCGCGACACCAGATCGGGGCATTCCAGCAGCCACGCGTAGGCCAGCAGCCCGCCCATGCTCGCGCCGATCACGCGCACCCGGCGCACGCCCAGATGTTCCAGCAGCGCCCGGCCCACGCGGGCCATGTCGCGCAGGGAGACGGGGAGGTCCCCCAGTCCGTCCGCCTGCCACTGGGCCGGGCCGTCCGTGCCTGCGCAGCCGCCCAGCACGTTGGCGCAGACGATAAACTCCCGCGCGGGATCGAGGGGCCGGCCCGCGCCCAGAAAGTCCGGCCACCACTCGTGCACGGCGCTGTGGCCGGTCAGGGCGTGCAACACCAGCGTGGCCTCCTCCTGCGCCTCGCCGTAAGTGTGGTAGGCCACCCGCACGTCACTCAGGGGCCGCCCACAGTCCAGCAGCAGCGGCGAGGTGCGGAACAGCGTGACCGTCTTGACCGTCCGGTCATCGGCGGAACATCGCCCGTCTTCGGGGGGCAGCGGCAGGGGAGCCAGGGTGCGGGACAGGGCCGTCACGCCTCCTCCTTCTCCGCGCCCTCCTGTGGCAGATCCACCAGGGCGGCGGCCAACGCCTGCGCGAAGTCCTCGGTGATGTCGTCGATGTGCTCGATGCCCAGCGACACGCGCACCAGCCCCGGCGTGACCCCTGCGGCCGTCTGCGCCCCCTCATCCAGCTGGCTGTGGGTGGTGCTGGCCGGGTGGATGACCAGCGTGCGGGTGTCGCCCACGTTGGCGACGTGCTGCGCGAGCCCCACGCTGCGGATAAAGGCCTCGCCCGCCGCGCGCCCCCCGGCCAGCTCGAAGGTCAGGACGCCGCCCGCGCCGCGCGGCAGGTAGTGCTGGGCACGGTCAAAGTGCTTGTGGTTGCTCAGGCCGGGGTAGGTCACGCGGGTCACGTCGGGGTGGCCCGAGAGCCACTGCGCCAGCGCCAGCGTGTTCTGCGCCTGCCGCTCGGCCCGCAGGGACAGCGTTTCCAGGCCCTGAATGAACTGCCACGCCTGCTGCGGGGCCAGCGTGGTGCCCAGATCGCGAAGGCCCTCGGTGCGGGCGCGGGTGATGAAGGCGACGTTGGGCAGCCCCAGCGCGTTGCCCTCGCCGAAGGTGTCCCAGAAGTTCAGGCCGTGGTAGCTGGGGCTGGGGTCGGTCATCAGCGGGTAGCGTCCGTTGCCCCAGTCGAAATTGCCCCCGTCCACGATCACCCCGCCGATGCCGTTGCCGTGGCCGCCGATCCACTTGCTGGCCGATTCGACCACCACGTTCGCGCCGTGCTTCAGGGGCTGGCAGTAGTATCCGCCCGCGCCGAAAGTGTTGTCCACGAACACCGCCACCCCCTGCGCGTGGGCAGCGGCGGCAATCGCCTCGAAGTCGGGGATGTTCAGCGCCGGGTTGCCGATGGTCTCGAAGTACACGGCGCGGGTCTTGCCGTCGATTAAAGCGGCGAACTCCTCGGGGCGCTCGTCCTTGCCGGTAAACCT is a window from the Deinococcus radiopugnans ATCC 19172 genome containing:
- a CDS encoding b(o/a)3-type cytochrome-c oxidase subunit 1 encodes the protein MTTSPVFSPNAARETPVISDAAYLGSLKKVTQYYIVTALLALLVGTLMGPLQALNYGGINVYDTPILKALLKSYYQGLSLHGVLNALVFTQFFISGWMLYLPARDLGMRINMKFAWFTYILMTAGLLVAAVPLLTNNATLLYTFYPPMEGSPVFYIGAAVMVGSSLLVVGQVVNMWLRWKRANPGRVTPLVAFMCVATWMMWFVAALGIVTEVVFLLIPWSLGWVAGVDPLISKTLFWWTGHAIVYFWVLPAYISWYAFLPKHAGGRIVSEPLARLTFVLFLLNSTPVGLHHQYADPNISNAWKTVHMFLTFLVVIPSLLTAFSVAASLEDAARARGGKGLFGWMTRLPWGKPMFAAPVLALISFILGGAGGVVNASSTFAPVVHNTAWIPGHFHITVGTATTLTFMGISFWLIPHLTGKRLPSVRLASAAVWTWFVGMMVFALGMHWQGLVGVPRRALVSGAAQNVYKEMPIQIPQMLTAISGMILLVSMLLYFYVLFRMLLSRRVDDGEVSSPIPYSEVISPASPNLAGASALVRYTEPLMALWGVALLLVLLMYGPVLARLFANAELVPGWRLY
- a CDS encoding c-type cytochrome; this encodes MSEISNSNERGFSGREIAAAVIFVVLAAVIAYTSYYTGIGMSGGAGAGDMTAAVAQAPVNGESLYASNCAGCHGAGAVGGIGPALLETAAWSPAEFGQAVLHGQAPGGRTLAPVMPRFAESGFGGETATDEQVEAIHSYVKSLQ
- a CDS encoding alpha/beta fold hydrolase, which gives rise to MTALSRTLAPLPLPPEDGRCSADDRTVKTVTLFRTSPLLLDCGRPLSDVRVAYHTYGEAQEEATLVLHALTGHSAVHEWWPDFLGAGRPLDPAREFIVCANVLGGCAGTDGPAQWQADGLGDLPVSLRDMARVGRALLEHLGVRRVRVIGASMGGLLAYAWLLECPDLVSRAVVIGAPVRHSPWAVGLNSAARAAIRAAPGGEGLKVARMVAMLSYRSPESLAQTQAGQRRPGVHAVTSYLEYQGEKLLARFCERSYLTLTAAMDAFQPGDAELAAIRVPVLAVGISSDVLYPAAEVRAGAAALPNATYWELDSVHGHDAFLMDAGELPGRVGAFLHGG
- a CDS encoding O-acetylhomoserine aminocarboxypropyltransferase/cysteine synthase family protein, with amino-acid sequence MPQHPATQHFETLQVHAGQKPDPTTGSQAVPIYPTNSYVFESPQHAADLFGLRAFGNIYSRIMNPTNAVFEERIAALEGGVGALSVSSGHAAQLVALLNVAQAGDNIVASPNLYGGTVNQFRVTLKRLGIEVRFTGKDERPEEFAALIDGKTRAVYFETIGNPALNIPDFEAIAAAAHAQGVAVFVDNTFGAGGYYCQPLKHGANVVVESASKWIGGHGNGIGGVIVDGGNFDWGNGRYPLMTDPSPSYHGLNFWDTFGEGNALGLPNVAFITRARTEGLRDLGTTLAPQQAWQFIQGLETLSLRAERQAQNTLALAQWLSGHPDVTRVTYPGLSNHKHFDRAQHYLPRGAGGVLTFELAGGRAAGEAFIRSVGLAQHVANVGDTRTLVIHPASTTHSQLDEGAQTAAGVTPGLVRVSLGIEHIDDITEDFAQALAAALVDLPQEGAEKEEA